A genomic region of Metopolophium dirhodum isolate CAU chromosome 1, ASM1992520v1, whole genome shotgun sequence contains the following coding sequences:
- the LOC132936528 gene encoding uncharacterized protein LOC132936528, producing MWKLKRDIEDDEDLLMLGAGYIYLQLRSKKKNNKIKRRFWVRPTLQKRNLFGVDELLKNLQDDDIGLNGELRSSFKNFLRMSTEDFENLICLIGPAIHKQNTNWRTAISVTERLALTLRFLATGDSYHSMMYQFKISTQSISRIVPEVCEAIVNALSEYIKMPSSSEEWKKIAIDYNKIWNFPQCVGSMDGKHVVIEAPILSGSDFYNYKGTFSIVLFAIVDANYNFIYVNVGCQGRISDGGVFKSTGFQKLMENSTLNLPDKRALPGRDKLSPYVFVADDAFPLSPNIMKPYSGHQPKASKNRIFNYRLSRARRVVENVFGIMASIFRVFRKPMLLQPEKVDKIVLACVHLHNYLRKHSSKTTYNPPGTFDSEQLDNGTVETGLWRREHQSLQSFLPIHQVPRKSSIEAAEVRDEFSEYFISHEGEVPWQLNYC from the exons gcaaaaaaaaaaataataagattaaaaGACGTTTTTGGGTAAGACCAACtttacaaaaaagaaatttgtttgGTGTCGATGAACTTCTAAAGAATTTACAAGATGATGATATTGGTTTGAATGGAGAATTGCGATCTAGctttaaaaactttttgagGATGTCAACTGAAGATTTCGAAAACTTAATATGTCTCATTGGTCCAGCAATCCACAAACAAAATACTAATTGGAGAACTGCTATTAGTGTGACTGAACGTTTAGCTCTGACTTTAAGGTTCTTGGCAACGGGAGACTCTTACCATAGCATGAtgtatcaatttaaaatatctactcAGTCAATATCACGTATAGTTCCGGAAGTTTGTGAAGCAATAGTCAATGCTCTGTCGGAGTATATTAAG ATGCCTTCAAGCTCAgaagaatggaaaaaaatagctattgattacaataaaatttggaattttCCTCAATGCGTCGGATCTATGGACGGAAAACATGTTGTTATTGAAGCACCAATACTAAGTGGAagtgatttttataattataaaggcACATTCAGCATTGTACTATTTGCTATTGTAGATgctaactataattttatttacgttaATGTTGGTTGTCAAGGCCGTATATCAGACGGAGGAGTATTTAAAAGTACTGGATTCCAAAAGCTCATGGAAAATTCTACTTTGAACCTTCCAGATAAAAGAGCGCTGCCAGGTCGCGACAAATTGAGCCCATATGTTTTTGTAGCTGATGATGCTTTTCCTCTTTCACCCAATATAATGAAACCCTATAGCGGACATCAGCCTAAAGCTTCGAAAAACCGTATATTCAATTACCGTCTCAGTCGTGCTAGGAGAGTTGTAGAAAACGTATTTGGTATAATGGCGTCAATATTTAGAGTATTTCGAAAACCTATGCTACTGCAACCGGAAAAAGTTGATAAAATAGTATTGGCTTGTGTTCatcttcataattatttaagaaaacatTCTTCGAAAACCACATACAACCCACCAGGTACATTTGATTCAGAACAATTAGATAATGGAACAGTAGAAACAGGATTATGGAGAAGAGAACATCAGAGTTTACAATCATTTTTACCTATTCATCAAGTTCCCCGAAAGTCATCGATCGAAGCTGCAGAAGTAAGAGACGAATTTAGTGAATACTTCATCTCACATGAAGGTGAAGTTCCATGGCAATTAAACTATTGCTAA
- the LOC132941907 gene encoding uncharacterized protein LOC132941907, whose translation MNKKKWTTEETCKLIELYRESPILWDAKNLNHKNKFKTADALKEIAFTFNTDSSEIDRKLKNVYSQYTRERRNYKAMKKSGAGKEFHAKWFGYELMSFLQDQNKPRKTREFGLDECQLPCSTVVQYTTHLGSH comes from the exons atgaataaaaaaaaatggactaCTGAAGAAACGTGCAAGCTGATTGAATTGTACCGTGAATCCCCAATATTGTGGGATGCCAAAaacttaaatcataaaaataaattcaaaacagcTGATGCATTGAAAGAAATAGCGTTCACATTCAATACCGATTCTAGTGAAATAGACAggaagcttaaaaatgtatactcgCAATACACAAGAGAAAGGCGTAATTATAAAGCTATGAAAAAATCAGGAGCTGGAAAAGAATTTCATGCTAAATGGTTCGGATATGAACTTATGAGTTTTCTACAAGATCAAAATAAACCTAGAAAAACTCGAGAATTTGGATTAGATGAATGTcag ttgcCATGTAGTACAGTGGTGCAGTACACAACTCATCTAGGTAgtcactaa